The following coding sequences are from one Spea bombifrons isolate aSpeBom1 chromosome 13, aSpeBom1.2.pri, whole genome shotgun sequence window:
- the RALY gene encoding RNA-binding protein Raly, giving the protein MSLKAATSNITNKNDPKSLNSRVFIGNLNTAVVKKSDVESIFSKYGRVVGCSVHKGYAFVQYLNERHARGAVLGENGRVLAGQTLDINMAGEPKPNRPKGLKRAAAALYSGYDLDFDYYRDDFYERLFEYRGRVSPAPRAAPAKRPRVTVPLVRRVKSALPVKLLARSAAITGNAARLKLRSNEIQTIKSELTQIKSNIDALLGRLEQITDEQKPCAALTARKKSDCNRSEFSQDDSTSEAGDTNTDEPLNGEEGEDLTQDICTDDLV; this is encoded by the exons ATGTCCCTGAAAGCCGCCACCAGCAACATCACCAACAAAAATGACCCCAAGTCACTAAATTCTCGAGTCTTTATTGGGAACCTAAACACAGCCGTGGTGAAGAAGAGCGACGTGGAGTCCATCTTCTCCAAGTACGGACGAGTAGTTGGCTGCTCCGTGCACAAAGGATATGCATTTGTACAGTATTTGAACGAAAGGCACGCACGAGGAGCTGTTCTTGGTGAAAACGGGCGAGTCCTAGCTGGACAGACCTTGG ATATTAACATGGCAGGAGAGCCAAAGCCCAACAGACCTAAAGGACTAAAGAGAGCAGCAGCGGCATTGTACAG CGGCTATGATCTTGACTTTGATTACTATCGAGATGACTTCTACGAGAG GCTATTTGAGTATCGAGGCAGGGTGTCTCCTGCTCCTCGGGCAGCCCCGGCTAAGCGCCCACGTGTGACGGTCCCACTGGTACGACGGGTAAAATCGGCACTGCCGGTCAAACTGCTGGCCAGGTCGGCGGCAATTACAGGGAACGCAGCCAGACTAAAAC TGAGAAGCAATGAGATCCAGACAATTAAATCCGAGCTCACGCAGATCAAGTCAAATATCGACGCTCTGCTCGGCAGGTTGGAGCAGATAACGGATGAACAAAAGCCATGCGCAG CTCTAACGGCCAGGAAAAAATCAGACTGCAACCGGAGTGAGTTTTCACAAGATGACAGCACGTCGGAGGCAGGTGACACAAACACAGATGAGCCACTCAACGGGGAAGAAGGAGAGGACCTGACACAAGACATCTGCACGGATGACCTGGTATGA